The following are from one region of the Candidatus Eisenbacteria bacterium genome:
- the bshB1 gene encoding bacillithiol biosynthesis deacetylase BshB1: MKLNVLVFGPHPDDAEIGAGGLLLKMKDLGHKTGIVDMTRGDMGWGTPEERDRECAEAAKILQLDVRANLDLGDNRIEDTFENRCKVAATIRKYRPEILFAPYYDLPIGRGLGHNDHFKTGILVAQAFNLAHLAKAPVEGDPHQAKAVYYYFIPPGMRPTFTVDVSRYFDTWMAALACHKTQFHNPDKPKPTTAVPEVSEYIGTLSQTHGWPIGVRHAQSFLATSPLRIKDPMDLVREIQPRP, from the coding sequence ATGAAGCTCAACGTGCTCGTCTTCGGGCCCCATCCCGACGACGCCGAAATCGGCGCCGGGGGCCTCCTGCTCAAGATGAAGGATTTGGGCCACAAGACCGGAATCGTGGACATGACCCGCGGAGACATGGGATGGGGCACTCCGGAAGAGCGGGATCGGGAGTGCGCGGAGGCCGCGAAAATCCTCCAGCTCGACGTGCGGGCCAATCTGGACCTGGGCGACAACCGGATCGAGGACACGTTCGAGAATCGCTGCAAGGTGGCCGCCACGATACGGAAATACCGACCCGAGATCCTCTTCGCTCCCTACTACGATCTGCCGATCGGGCGCGGCCTCGGACACAATGACCATTTCAAGACGGGGATTCTCGTCGCGCAGGCGTTCAACCTCGCGCATCTTGCGAAGGCGCCGGTGGAGGGGGATCCGCATCAGGCCAAGGCGGTCTACTATTACTTCATCCCGCCGGGCATGCGCCCGACGTTCACGGTCGATGTGAGCCGATATTTCGATACGTGGATGGCGGCGCTCGCGTGCCACAAGACGCAGTTCCACAATCCCGACAAGCCCAAGCCGACCACGGCCGTCCCCGAGGTTTCCGAATATATTGGAACCCTGTCCCAGACCCACGGCTGGCCGATCGGCGTGCGCCACGCCCAGTCGTTCCTGGCAACCTCTCCGCTTCGGATCAAGGATCCGATGGACCTGGTGCGCGAGATTCAGCCCCGGCCCTGA
- a CDS encoding tetratricopeptide repeat protein: MWCKALEESTYVDPTFIQFSKRFTCAKLNAEVDTTTAARYRVLSYPTIMVLNEKGEELDRVVGYYRAPQFVSQVEDYLAGRNTLGSMIAEEPAKRDSAEFVYRLADRFADHGLFDESRKRFLRFVTLDPKNVSGRVDDALYRLARMARKEHDYASDRKYAQMILDRYPGSDMMRPAFLELGQGYRKDGHLTKARTIFLDYAKRFPDDEDAPWAREQADSLALQIANRPGA; encoded by the coding sequence ATGTGGTGTAAGGCTCTGGAAGAGTCTACCTACGTCGACCCGACATTCATCCAGTTCTCCAAGCGGTTCACCTGCGCCAAGCTGAACGCCGAAGTCGATACCACGACGGCCGCGCGGTATCGCGTGCTGAGCTATCCCACCATCATGGTGCTCAACGAGAAGGGGGAGGAGCTGGACCGCGTCGTCGGCTACTACCGTGCGCCGCAGTTCGTGTCCCAGGTCGAAGACTATCTCGCCGGCCGGAATACGCTCGGCTCGATGATCGCGGAAGAGCCCGCCAAGCGGGACAGCGCGGAATTCGTCTACCGGCTGGCGGATCGATTCGCGGACCACGGCCTGTTCGACGAGTCGCGGAAACGGTTCCTCCGGTTCGTGACGCTCGACCCGAAAAACGTGTCGGGCCGCGTGGACGACGCGCTCTACCGGCTCGCCCGCATGGCGCGGAAGGAGCACGACTACGCCTCGGACCGGAAATACGCGCAGATGATCCTCGATCGTTACCCCGGCAGCGACATGATGAGGCCCGCCTTTCTGGAGTTGGGCCAGGGGTACCGGAAAGACGGTCACCTCACGAAAGCGCGCACGATCTTCCTGGACTACGCGAAGCGCTTCCCGGATGACGAGGACGCTCCGTGGGCCCGGGAGCAGGCGGACAGCCTCGCCCTGCAGATCGCCAACCGCCCCGGCGCCTGA
- the ychF gene encoding redox-regulated ATPase YchF: MKIGILGLPQAGKTTLFQALTRGQAQASSSRGEKVHLGSVAVPDRRLDHLGEMYKPKKFTPAKVDYVDAPALETSGRERGALAALAPLRDVDAYALVVRAFADPTVAHVMETVDPARDAAWLLGELLLEDLAVVERRLDRIDKALKVGKKPEDANEYEALKLARAALESERPVGAAGLSAAQERSIRGFQLFSMRPWIFVVNADDEQMRTGEASLVEPLASRFPAIRAIALSAKTESELALLPEEEAGEFMGVLGIHEPGLTRMIRICFDALGLLSFFTVGPDEVRAWTIRNGSTAPQAAGVIHSDLERGFIRAEVIAYDDLAKSQTMARAREQGLLRTEGRDYRVHDGDILNIRFSV; encoded by the coding sequence ATGAAGATCGGGATCCTGGGGCTTCCCCAGGCCGGCAAGACCACCCTGTTCCAGGCGCTCACCCGCGGCCAGGCGCAAGCCTCCTCATCGCGGGGCGAAAAGGTTCACCTGGGCTCGGTGGCCGTCCCCGACCGCCGGCTCGACCATTTGGGCGAGATGTACAAGCCGAAGAAGTTCACCCCCGCCAAGGTCGATTACGTGGACGCTCCCGCGCTCGAGACGAGCGGCCGGGAGCGCGGGGCGCTTGCCGCGCTCGCACCGCTTCGGGACGTGGACGCCTACGCGCTCGTTGTGCGCGCGTTCGCGGATCCTACCGTGGCTCACGTGATGGAGACCGTGGATCCGGCGCGCGACGCCGCATGGCTCCTGGGGGAGCTTCTGCTCGAGGACCTGGCCGTCGTGGAGCGGCGGCTCGACCGGATCGACAAGGCGCTCAAGGTCGGCAAGAAGCCCGAGGATGCAAACGAGTACGAGGCGCTGAAGCTCGCGCGCGCGGCGCTCGAATCGGAGCGGCCCGTGGGCGCCGCCGGGCTGAGCGCGGCCCAGGAGCGAAGCATCCGCGGATTCCAGCTTTTCTCGATGAGACCCTGGATCTTCGTGGTGAATGCGGACGACGAGCAGATGAGAACGGGGGAAGCCTCGCTGGTCGAACCGCTCGCTAGCCGTTTTCCCGCGATCCGCGCGATCGCCCTCTCGGCCAAGACCGAGTCCGAGCTGGCCCTGCTCCCCGAGGAGGAAGCCGGGGAGTTCATGGGGGTTCTTGGAATCCATGAGCCCGGTCTCACGCGGATGATCCGGATCTGCTTCGACGCGCTCGGGCTCCTGTCCTTCTTCACGGTCGGACCCGACGAGGTCCGGGCGTGGACGATCCGAAACGGGTCCACGGCACCCCAGGCGGCGGGCGTGATCCACAGCGACCTCGAGCGCGGCTTCATCCGCGCCGAGGTGATCGCCTACGACGATCTCGCGAAGTCCCAAACCATGGCGAGAGCGCGGGAGCAGGGTCTCTTGCGCACCGAGGGGCGAGACTATAGAGTCCACGACGGCGACATCCTGAATATCCGCTTCAGCGTGTGA
- a CDS encoding DUF4097 domain-containing protein, whose translation MSVSMRIATGLGLGFLVVAAGGGVQGRAQAAEVRSVSERLIPFEAGGSIRIQDKNGRLTVEGWPRNEVRIEITRNVRAEDKAKAERLMKELRADVEVRNGRIDIVSHFPKRRETIGIWDILGRKVASLQISYYVQVPAETDLMLGTTNGEVRVHGVKGRVEATTTNGDIRVGDVRGGVTLATTNGEIELTGMTGEAAARTTNGSVVAEVRGVSPTGGIDLMTTNGNVEAYFPNDLKAAVEAVTTNGRVAITFPITSRGVMTSKSIRGTINGGGATISLATTNGNVEVRRLGERRP comes from the coding sequence ATGAGCGTTTCCATGAGAATAGCCACGGGTCTGGGACTCGGTTTTCTCGTCGTCGCCGCAGGCGGCGGGGTTCAAGGCCGGGCGCAGGCGGCTGAAGTCCGCAGCGTCTCCGAGCGCCTCATTCCGTTCGAGGCGGGGGGATCGATCCGTATCCAGGACAAGAACGGCCGCCTCACCGTGGAGGGGTGGCCGCGCAACGAGGTCCGGATTGAGATCACGCGCAACGTCAGGGCGGAGGACAAGGCCAAGGCCGAGCGCCTCATGAAGGAGCTCAGGGCGGACGTGGAGGTCCGCAATGGGCGCATCGATATCGTGAGCCACTTCCCCAAGCGCCGTGAGACGATCGGAATCTGGGACATCCTGGGGCGCAAGGTCGCGTCTCTCCAGATCAGCTATTACGTCCAGGTGCCGGCCGAGACCGATCTGATGCTCGGGACCACCAACGGCGAGGTCCGGGTCCACGGGGTGAAGGGCCGCGTGGAAGCCACGACGACGAACGGCGACATCCGGGTCGGGGACGTCCGGGGCGGGGTCACGCTCGCGACCACGAACGGAGAGATCGAGCTCACGGGCATGACCGGAGAGGCCGCGGCGCGCACCACCAACGGCAGCGTCGTCGCAGAAGTTCGCGGCGTGTCCCCGACCGGCGGAATCGACCTCATGACCACCAACGGAAACGTCGAGGCGTATTTCCCGAACGATCTCAAGGCGGCGGTGGAGGCGGTGACCACGAACGGGCGCGTGGCGATCACGTTTCCGATCACGAGCCGCGGGGTGATGACTTCCAAATCGATTCGAGGCACCATTAACGGAGGGGGCGCTACCATCTCGCTCGCCACCACCAACGGGAACGTCGAAGTACGCCGGCTGGGGGAGCGCCGGCCCTAA
- a CDS encoding VOC family protein: MAVVRYLVDDVDRAVEFYTKKLGFSLVERRGKPFAMVGFGDTTLWLSGPESSAARPMPDGRKPVPGGWNRLVVEVSDLESRVGVMKRDGVTFRNEIVSGPGGKQILIEDGCGNVVELFQPA; the protein is encoded by the coding sequence ATGGCCGTCGTCCGCTATCTGGTCGATGATGTCGATCGCGCCGTGGAGTTCTATACGAAGAAGCTCGGCTTCAGCCTGGTCGAGCGGCGGGGGAAGCCGTTCGCGATGGTCGGTTTCGGCGACACCACGCTCTGGCTGAGCGGACCGGAGAGCTCCGCCGCGCGGCCGATGCCGGATGGAAGGAAGCCCGTCCCCGGGGGATGGAATCGCCTCGTGGTGGAGGTCTCGGACCTCGAGTCTCGGGTCGGGGTCATGAAGCGGGACGGCGTTACGTTTCGAAACGAGATCGTCTCGGGCCCGGGCGGGAAACAGATCCTGATCGAGGACGGGTGCGGGAACGTCGTGGAGCTTTTCCAGCCTGCGTGA